Genomic window (Xylanimonas protaetiae):
GCGTGGCCGGGCTGTTCGCGGCCGGCGAGTGCGCGGGCGGGATGCACGGGTCCAACCGGCTGGGCGGCAACTCGCTGTCCGACCTGCTGGTGTTCGGGCGCCGCGCCGGCCTCGGGGCCGCCGACTACGTCGCCAGCCTCGGGCAGCGGCCCGCGATCGACGAGGCCGACGTCGACGCCGCCGCGACGACGGCCCTGGCGCCCTTCGACCCCCCGGCGTCGGGCGAGGCGGGCGAGAACCCGTACACGCTGCACGCCGAGCTGCAGCAGATGATGAACGACCTCGTCGGCATCATCCGCACCGAGGCCGAGATGACGCAGGCGCTCGCACGCCTCGCGGAGCTGCGCGCCCGGCTGCGGCACGTCGTCGTCGAGGGGCACCGGCAGTACAACCCGGGCTGGCACCTCGCGCTCGACCTGCGCAACATGCTCATGGTCTCCGAGGCCGTGGCGACGTCGGCGCTCACCCGCACCGAGAGCCGCGGCGGCCACACGCGCGACGACCACCCGGCGCTCGATCCGGAGTGGCGCCACCGGGTGCTCGTGTCCCGCTGCGTGCGCGACGGCGGCGACGACGACGCCGTCGTGCCGCGGGTCGCCGTCGAGGCCGCCGAGCGGGAGCCGATGCGCGAGGACCTGCTCGCGCTGTTCGACGTCGAGGAGCTCAGGAAGTACTACACGGCGGGCGAGCTGGCCGGCCTCACGCGGGGAGGCCCGGCATGAGCTACGACGCCCGGCTCCGGGTGTGGCGCGGCGACGCCGACGGCGGCGCGCTCCAGGACTACCGGGTCGAGGTGCACGACGGCGAGGTGGTGCTCGACGTCGTCCACCGGCTCCAGGCCACGCAGGCGCCGGACCTCGCGGTGCGGTGGAACTGCAAGGCGGGCAAGTGCGGGTCGTGCTCGGCGGAGGTCAACGGCCGGCCGCGGCTCCTGTGCATGACGCAGATGGCCGGCTTCGAGCCCGACGAGCCCGTCACGATCACGCCCCTGCGGACCTTTCCCGTGATCCGCGACCTGGTCACGGACGTGTCGTTCAACTACGCCAAGGCACGCGAGATCCCGTCGTTCGCGCCGCCGCCCGATCTCGCGCCCGGCGAGTACCGCATGGCGCAGGTCGACGTCGAGCGGTCGCAGGAGTTCCGCAAGTGCATCGAGTGCTTCCTGTGCCAGGACGTCTGCCACGTCCTGCGGGACCACGAGGAGAACAAGGCCGCCTACGCCGGCCCGCGCTTCCTCATGCGCGTCGCGGAGCTCGAGATGCACCCGCTCGACGTCGCCGACCGCGTCGACGCCGTCCAGGACGAGCACGGGCTGGGGCGCTGCAACATCACGAAGTGCTGCACCGAGGTGTGCCCCGAGGGCATCAGGATCACGGACAACGCGCTCATCCCGATGAAGGAGCGCGTCGCGGACCGCAGGTACGACCCGCTGGTCTGGCTGGGCCGGACGATCTCGCGCCGCCGGGACTGAGCCCGGCTCAGTGCTCGTGGCGTCCGAGCTCCGCGACGACGACGGCCAGCGCGCCCGG
Coding sequences:
- a CDS encoding succinate dehydrogenase/fumarate reductase iron-sulfur subunit, producing the protein MSYDARLRVWRGDADGGALQDYRVEVHDGEVVLDVVHRLQATQAPDLAVRWNCKAGKCGSCSAEVNGRPRLLCMTQMAGFEPDEPVTITPLRTFPVIRDLVTDVSFNYAKAREIPSFAPPPDLAPGEYRMAQVDVERSQEFRKCIECFLCQDVCHVLRDHEENKAAYAGPRFLMRVAELEMHPLDVADRVDAVQDEHGLGRCNITKCCTEVCPEGIRITDNALIPMKERVADRRYDPLVWLGRTISRRRD